A part of uncultured Umboniibacter sp. genomic DNA contains:
- a CDS encoding ABC transporter permease: MIQWLSAIKKEWLEAIRDKRSIAMALIIPLMMPAMMGGVIAFLIEKESSSTFEVAIVNSQLAPDTIPHLADARLNVTALEAGVYDPEALLEDYDAVLVLGEGFVEDLVQFAPANSELWYNSSQSTSNGAARQLRAKISGLSRQLTQQRMTGFGVPSAAMRPIAVVSRDTAKPGSRAAIVLGSMPGMIIFAAFACALATAIDTTSGERERLSLEPLLVQPASTWLLMCSKWSVVAAFGWIGAALTAVLLSLVMSLLPLQELGISWQVSYSALAMVCFQLLPVAMFAGALMLLVALKAKSFKEAQTLLGILQIAPLVGLMAIDLSDKVIEQELLLIPFVSQQQIIKASFSADASFDLWAWGGVAITIALSLAVLSLASRSLNKPHRLLS; this comes from the coding sequence ATGATCCAGTGGTTGTCTGCAATTAAGAAAGAATGGCTCGAAGCGATTAGAGATAAGCGTTCTATCGCCATGGCGCTGATTATCCCGCTGATGATGCCGGCGATGATGGGTGGTGTGATCGCCTTTTTAATCGAAAAGGAGTCTAGCTCTACCTTCGAAGTGGCCATTGTGAATAGCCAGTTGGCTCCCGATACGATCCCCCACTTAGCTGACGCTAGACTGAATGTTACGGCATTGGAGGCGGGTGTCTATGATCCCGAAGCGCTACTAGAGGACTACGATGCTGTATTGGTGTTGGGTGAAGGTTTTGTTGAAGACTTAGTCCAGTTTGCGCCGGCCAATTCAGAACTCTGGTACAACTCCAGTCAGTCAACGTCAAACGGTGCCGCTCGACAACTCAGAGCAAAGATTAGCGGTCTAAGTCGACAGCTTACGCAGCAACGAATGACCGGCTTTGGAGTACCGAGTGCGGCAATGCGACCAATCGCCGTGGTAAGTCGAGACACCGCGAAGCCAGGTAGTAGGGCGGCTATTGTGCTCGGCAGCATGCCGGGAATGATTATCTTTGCGGCCTTTGCCTGTGCTTTAGCCACGGCCATTGATACCACCTCAGGTGAACGCGAACGACTTTCACTTGAGCCACTGCTTGTGCAACCGGCCTCCACCTGGCTGTTGATGTGTTCCAAGTGGAGTGTGGTGGCCGCATTTGGTTGGATAGGGGCGGCGCTCACGGCAGTATTATTGAGTTTGGTGATGTCTTTGCTGCCATTGCAAGAGCTGGGTATTAGTTGGCAGGTTTCCTATTCGGCTTTAGCAATGGTCTGCTTCCAATTACTCCCGGTTGCGATGTTCGCTGGTGCGCTTATGTTATTGGTTGCACTGAAAGCTAAGAGCTTCAAAGAGGCACAAACATTGCTTGGGATTTTGCAGATAGCACCACTTGTTGGCTTGATGGCGATTGATTTGAGTGACAAGGTCATTGAGCAAGAACTATTACTCATCCCCTTTGTCTCGCAGCAGCAAATTATCAAAGCGTCATTTAGCGCCGACGCGAGCTTTGATTTGTGGGCGTGGGGTGGCGTAGCCATTACCATTGCACTGTCATTGGCTGTCTTATCATTAGCTTCAAGATCGCTGAATAAACCTCATCGTTTGTTGAGTTAG
- a CDS encoding ATP-binding cassette domain-containing protein: MINYEDVTKSFAKTPVLKGTSFSVAEGESVALLGANGAGKTTALRILCGLIDRDGGNVRIDGFDPAVNPIEARRLIGVVGDREGLYERLTVREYLNYFGGLHCLSRKECAAAIDRVVTLLRLEALLERRTAGFSQGERMKVSLARALLHAPKLLVLDEPTRGLDVPSVRLLRDVLNRYREDGGALLFSSHVMQEVDALADRILVMAEGQIVANGTSTQLIAQANVTGLEDAFVRLARMEELV; encoded by the coding sequence ATGATTAACTATGAGGACGTCACTAAGTCATTTGCGAAAACACCGGTTCTCAAGGGCACTAGCTTTAGCGTGGCCGAGGGCGAATCGGTAGCGCTGTTGGGTGCAAATGGAGCGGGTAAAACCACGGCTTTGAGAATTCTCTGTGGTTTGATTGATCGAGACGGGGGCAATGTCCGTATCGACGGTTTTGATCCGGCTGTTAACCCAATTGAGGCGAGACGCCTCATCGGTGTGGTAGGAGATAGAGAAGGCCTCTATGAGCGCCTAACCGTCCGTGAGTATTTAAATTACTTTGGTGGCTTACATTGTCTCAGTCGCAAGGAGTGTGCGGCCGCGATTGACAGGGTGGTTACGCTTTTGAGGCTCGAAGCTTTGTTGGAGCGAAGAACCGCGGGCTTTTCCCAGGGTGAGCGCATGAAGGTGTCACTCGCTCGTGCACTCTTGCATGCCCCTAAATTATTGGTGTTGGATGAGCCCACGCGCGGACTCGATGTGCCAAGTGTAAGGTTATTGCGAGATGTCTTAAATCGTTATCGAGAAGACGGCGGCGCGCTGCTATTTTCTAGCCATGTTATGCAGGAGGTTGATGCTTTAGCGGATCGAATATTAGTGATGGCTGAGGGCCAAATTGTCGCGAACGGCACGTCGACTCAGCTCATTGCGCAGGCGAATGTAACAGGTCTCGAAGATGCCTTTGTTCGGTTAGCAAGAATGGAGGAATTGGTATGA
- a CDS encoding alpha/beta hydrolase, producing the protein MRFLLRSIFLITLGYSSLSQAASLGEWSSCFRDGYPKQLECAELTFEDGAVLAVTRKAAVKLGGTKPPIFVLAGGPGQASSELVVLIDAAFGPSNQYHDLYFVDRRATGRSNPWQCALDETVISDEQISAAVQDCFDKSIWPLEQLNSNTSIDDLEALRVIIGADTVNLWGGSWGTRFALLYAQRYPESVNRMVLDGVAPVSLPVLITAEAAQGAWDELVLLCHSNNECLQRFPHPTEQLNNLLAFVGEGVSISVFDAAEGQQVEQTLTRSQLAQIIRGLLYMPEVSGQLFYVLEQAEKDNWQPLVALASGQNAAAESMYLGLTLSVLCAEEFPRVSAADFSAEAVKGFVGQSWLEFWQLACAQWPTEVLNYDEPTVLEHPTLLISGALDPVTPPSYAEVSAQRLANSLEIVLPYGGHMNSMRACMPTQIGRFFEAKDDEMDVECISSLPPPLFMTEAFGSQLGGGLAND; encoded by the coding sequence TTGCGATTTTTATTACGTAGTATTTTTCTGATCACTCTGGGTTATTCCAGCCTTTCTCAGGCTGCAAGCTTAGGAGAGTGGTCATCTTGCTTTCGTGACGGTTACCCCAAACAGCTCGAATGTGCAGAATTAACGTTTGAAGATGGCGCAGTCTTAGCTGTTACCCGTAAAGCGGCAGTTAAGTTGGGCGGTACTAAACCCCCTATTTTTGTTCTGGCTGGTGGACCAGGCCAAGCTTCATCAGAGCTAGTGGTGCTAATCGATGCCGCCTTTGGGCCCAGTAATCAGTATCATGATCTGTACTTTGTCGATCGCCGCGCGACCGGCAGGAGTAATCCTTGGCAGTGCGCGCTTGACGAGACGGTGATTAGCGACGAGCAGATTTCCGCCGCCGTACAGGATTGTTTTGATAAATCAATTTGGCCGTTAGAGCAGCTAAATTCCAACACGAGTATCGATGATCTAGAAGCCTTACGCGTCATCATCGGAGCCGATACAGTTAATCTCTGGGGTGGAAGTTGGGGAACTCGATTCGCATTACTCTACGCGCAGCGTTACCCCGAGTCGGTAAATCGGATGGTATTAGATGGCGTGGCCCCCGTAAGTCTTCCCGTCTTAATTACGGCTGAAGCCGCGCAGGGTGCATGGGATGAATTGGTTTTACTTTGTCATAGTAATAACGAGTGTCTGCAGCGTTTTCCTCATCCTACGGAGCAATTAAATAATCTCTTAGCCTTCGTTGGCGAGGGGGTTTCGATTTCTGTGTTTGATGCAGCGGAAGGTCAGCAGGTTGAACAAACCTTAACAAGAAGCCAATTGGCACAAATTATTCGTGGTTTGCTGTATATGCCAGAAGTGTCAGGGCAACTATTTTATGTTTTGGAGCAAGCAGAAAAAGATAACTGGCAGCCCCTAGTAGCTTTGGCTTCCGGGCAAAACGCCGCGGCCGAATCTATGTATCTTGGACTAACTCTCTCAGTGCTCTGCGCGGAGGAATTCCCCCGAGTGAGTGCGGCGGATTTTAGCGCCGAAGCGGTTAAGGGTTTTGTAGGTCAATCATGGTTAGAATTCTGGCAGCTGGCTTGTGCGCAGTGGCCCACTGAGGTGCTCAACTACGATGAACCAACGGTACTGGAACATCCCACGCTACTTATCTCGGGAGCGCTTGACCCAGTGACTCCACCAAGCTATGCGGAAGTTAGCGCTCAGCGGTTGGCGAATTCATTAGAAATTGTCCTGCCCTATGGGGGGCACATGAATTCGATGCGCGCCTGTATGCCGACACAAATCGGCCGTTTTTTTGAAGCGAAAGATGACGAGATGGATGTCGAGTGTATTAGTAGTTTGCCACCTCCTTTATTTATGACCGAGGCCTTTGGCTCTCAATTAGGTGGAGGCCTAGCTAATGATTAA
- a CDS encoding cytidine/deoxycytidylate deaminase family protein, which produces MSAKWAERFFQMADLVASWSKDPSTQVGAVITKGNRVISLGFNGYPSGVSDSAGQDSRDVKLLKTIHAEENAILHAKRDLAGCEIFVTHFPCPTCAAKIIQTGIANVYCRTQSDEFLSRWGEKIALSETMFAEAGVIVNWC; this is translated from the coding sequence ATGAGTGCTAAGTGGGCTGAACGTTTTTTTCAGATGGCTGATCTCGTGGCGTCTTGGAGTAAGGACCCGAGTACCCAGGTTGGTGCTGTCATTACGAAAGGCAACCGTGTGATTAGCTTGGGTTTCAATGGTTATCCCTCAGGAGTGAGTGATTCCGCAGGTCAAGATAGTCGCGATGTTAAACTACTAAAGACTATCCACGCTGAAGAGAATGCCATTTTGCATGCTAAACGTGATTTGGCTGGATGTGAGATTTTTGTTACCCATTTCCCCTGCCCAACCTGTGCCGCAAAGATTATTCAGACCGGTATCGCCAACGTCTATTGTAGAACTCAGTCAGATGAATTCCTCTCGCGTTGGGGGGAGAAAATTGCTTTAAGCGAAACCATGTTCGCGGAAGCAGGTGTCATTGTAAACTGGTGCTAA
- a CDS encoding DPP IV N-terminal domain-containing protein — MRLLRYLVCSVMASSAALTTAEPLTIERIFASPSIYGTTVRNVQMSPDGKRVTFLAGKTSDAQQLDLWEFDLDSGEQRLLFDSDRLNASEEILSNEEKARRERLRLRGNGIVSYSWAGSAERLLFPLGGDAYLYNLAEDEATRLLDTPEFETDIKVSPKGNYISYIRDQNLFIKHITTGEETQITQDGGGAIRNGMAEFVAQEEMARMTGYWWSPDESQIAFTRTDDTQVATALRNEIYADRVDTIEQKYPWAGTANVEIELAVFTLMGAQTKWIDLGEEKDIYLARVNWQKPGLLTYQWQNRAQTRVELRQYDVAADDEHVLVVEEHPAWVNLDADIRFINGGEQFIWASERDGFKHLYLYRGNGELIRQITSGEWVVDGLEAVDLERDLVYFTGRKDTVLERHLYQAGLLEEAPIERISQRSGMHNITFSGDGSRYLDTFSSIDTLAQVSLHSQSGERLLWINENPVDDNHPMAPYWDELVTPTFGTTLAEDGETVLHYRLFEPVNLDTSKQYPALVFLYGGPGSQQVTNSFSSLFLNYMAQQGFAVITIDNRGSAARGMDFETAIHLRTGDVEVRDQIKAVEVLRSTGWVDPERVGVFGYSYGGYMTLMAMFTASDYFAAGAAGGSVSDWRLYDTHYTERYMGHPDTNAEGYDASSVLPYAENLVGDLFIYHGMADDNVLFTNSTQVYRKLQEAMIPFWSMDYPGEKHGMRDARTRTHQYRMIERFFKQSLDN; from the coding sequence ATGCGATTACTTCGATACTTAGTTTGCTCAGTCATGGCGTCGTCCGCGGCGCTTACGACGGCTGAACCACTGACCATCGAGCGAATTTTTGCTTCGCCTAGCATTTACGGAACAACCGTAAGAAATGTGCAGATGTCGCCAGATGGGAAGCGTGTGACTTTCCTTGCGGGCAAGACGAGCGATGCACAACAGCTTGATTTGTGGGAGTTTGACCTGGACTCAGGTGAGCAACGCTTATTGTTTGACTCTGATCGTTTGAATGCGAGCGAGGAGATTCTCTCTAACGAAGAGAAGGCGCGTCGTGAGCGTTTGCGTCTGCGCGGTAATGGTATCGTTAGTTACTCCTGGGCCGGAAGCGCTGAGCGACTGCTGTTCCCATTAGGTGGGGACGCTTATCTTTATAATCTCGCGGAAGATGAAGCAACGCGCCTATTAGACACCCCTGAATTCGAAACTGACATCAAGGTGTCACCTAAGGGAAATTACATCTCTTACATCCGCGACCAGAACCTCTTTATCAAGCATATTACTACTGGTGAGGAAACACAGATCACTCAGGATGGTGGTGGTGCCATTCGTAATGGTATGGCCGAATTCGTTGCCCAAGAAGAAATGGCTAGAATGACCGGCTACTGGTGGTCGCCGGATGAAAGTCAGATTGCCTTTACGCGAACCGATGATACTCAGGTGGCTACGGCGCTTCGGAATGAAATTTATGCAGACCGTGTTGACACGATTGAACAGAAGTATCCGTGGGCAGGTACTGCTAATGTGGAAATTGAATTAGCCGTATTTACCTTGATGGGCGCGCAGACTAAATGGATTGATTTGGGGGAAGAGAAGGATATCTATTTGGCGCGAGTTAATTGGCAGAAGCCAGGGCTGCTCACGTATCAGTGGCAAAACCGAGCGCAAACGCGCGTCGAACTGCGTCAGTACGATGTCGCAGCCGATGACGAGCACGTCCTAGTGGTTGAAGAACATCCTGCCTGGGTGAATTTGGACGCTGATATTCGTTTCATTAATGGCGGTGAACAGTTCATTTGGGCATCCGAGCGTGATGGTTTCAAACACCTATACCTCTATCGTGGTAACGGCGAACTGATTCGTCAGATCACCTCGGGAGAATGGGTTGTAGACGGCTTAGAAGCCGTTGATTTAGAGCGCGACTTAGTTTATTTCACTGGGCGCAAAGACACGGTATTAGAACGCCATCTGTACCAAGCGGGCTTGCTGGAAGAAGCGCCGATCGAGCGCATTTCGCAGCGCTCGGGTATGCATAATATTACCTTTAGCGGAGACGGCTCCCGTTATCTAGATACCTTTAGCTCGATTGATACGCTAGCGCAGGTCAGTCTCCACAGTCAGAGCGGGGAGCGACTGCTATGGATCAACGAGAATCCAGTTGATGATAACCATCCGATGGCGCCTTACTGGGATGAGTTAGTCACGCCAACTTTCGGCACGACACTCGCCGAGGACGGTGAGACGGTACTCCATTACCGCCTCTTTGAACCCGTGAATTTGGATACCTCAAAGCAGTACCCAGCACTCGTCTTTCTGTATGGCGGGCCAGGGTCTCAGCAAGTGACAAATAGCTTTAGTTCGCTGTTTTTAAACTATATGGCGCAGCAGGGGTTTGCAGTCATTACTATCGATAACCGTGGTTCGGCCGCGCGTGGCATGGATTTTGAAACGGCTATTCATCTCCGTACTGGCGATGTTGAGGTACGCGATCAAATCAAAGCGGTCGAAGTGCTGCGCTCAACCGGCTGGGTCGATCCTGAGCGAGTTGGTGTATTCGGTTACAGTTATGGTGGCTATATGACGCTGATGGCAATGTTCACCGCAAGTGACTACTTCGCTGCCGGGGCCGCTGGTGGTTCGGTGAGTGACTGGCGACTCTATGACACCCATTACACTGAGCGTTATATGGGGCATCCAGATACCAACGCCGAAGGCTATGATGCCTCATCGGTCCTTCCCTATGCGGAAAACCTAGTCGGCGATTTATTTATTTACCATGGCATGGCCGATGACAACGTGTTGTTTACCAATAGTACCCAGGTTTACCGTAAGTTACAGGAAGCGATGATTCCTTTCTGGAGTATGGATTATCCAGGCGAAAAGCACGGTATGCGTGACGCTCGAACCCGTACCCATCAGTATCGTATGATTGAACGATTCTTTAAGCAATCACTCGATAATTAG
- a CDS encoding YgiQ family radical SAM protein — protein sequence MSLIKAPLLSSYPKYWAECYGTAPFLPMSREEMDQLGWDSCDIIIVCGDAYVDHPSFGMAVIGRLLESQGYRVGLICQPDWTNAKDFMRLGKPNLFFAVSSGNMDSMINRYTADKRIRHDDAYTPNGEGGKRPDRAVIVYTQRCKEAFNEIPVVIGGIEASLRRIAQYDYWSDEIRRSVLIDSTADILLYGNAERAIIEVALAFSRGKTVADMRNIRGTTVVLSDIPEGWTEVDSTRVDWPGHIDQLLNPYAMSEEAANCDKASGKPGNLAVDATAVDVDEVKAEPIRIIPQPLKSKADFDKAKSYIRLPSFEKVGADAVLYAHASRVLHQESNPHNAVPLVQKHGNREIWVNPPPIPLLTEEMDQVFAFEYQRVPHPSYGEANIPAYEMIRFSVNIMRGCFGGCTFCSITEHEGRIIQSRSEESVIKEIEDIRDKVPGFTGTISDLGGPTANMYHLKCKSDDIQANCRRLSCVYPTICKNLNTDHTPTTQLYRRARSLPGIKRIAIASGLRYDLAVRDPEYVRELVTHHVGGYLKIAPEHTEKNTLSKMMKPEMGSYYEFKRLFDKYSKEAGKKQYLIPYFIAAHPGCDDEDMINLALWLKKNKFRVDQVQTFYPSPMSLATAMYHARRNPLKRVKYKSEQVHTARTLDQRRRQKAILRYHDENGWDNLREAFTSMGRKDLIGSGENALVPEASKRPQRPSARPKPNGVRRTLENKKQPAKRFAKKRSPR from the coding sequence ATGAGTTTAATCAAAGCACCACTTCTCTCTTCATACCCCAAATATTGGGCGGAATGCTACGGCACAGCTCCATTTTTGCCGATGTCTCGTGAGGAGATGGATCAATTGGGGTGGGATAGCTGCGATATTATTATCGTCTGCGGTGACGCCTACGTTGATCACCCAAGCTTCGGCATGGCGGTCATTGGTCGTTTGCTTGAATCACAGGGCTACCGAGTTGGGTTGATTTGCCAGCCAGATTGGACCAATGCCAAGGACTTCATGCGACTGGGCAAGCCCAACCTGTTCTTTGCCGTGTCGTCAGGCAACATGGACTCAATGATTAACCGTTACACGGCGGATAAGCGGATCCGTCACGACGATGCCTATACGCCAAACGGCGAGGGCGGCAAACGTCCAGATCGGGCGGTTATTGTTTACACCCAACGTTGCAAAGAAGCCTTTAACGAGATCCCGGTGGTTATTGGCGGTATCGAGGCGAGCTTACGTCGTATTGCTCAATATGATTACTGGAGCGATGAAATTCGCCGTTCTGTGCTCATTGACTCAACTGCTGATATTCTCCTCTACGGCAATGCAGAAAGAGCCATTATCGAGGTCGCTCTCGCGTTCTCTCGCGGAAAAACTGTGGCAGATATGCGCAATATTCGCGGCACCACGGTTGTGCTTTCCGATATTCCTGAGGGCTGGACGGAAGTTGATTCTACCCGTGTAGACTGGCCGGGACATATCGATCAGCTGTTAAACCCCTATGCAATGAGCGAAGAAGCCGCCAACTGCGACAAGGCTTCAGGTAAACCCGGCAATCTTGCAGTTGACGCCACAGCAGTTGACGTCGATGAGGTTAAAGCCGAGCCCATTCGTATTATTCCCCAGCCTTTGAAGTCCAAAGCGGACTTCGATAAAGCCAAGTCCTACATTCGTCTGCCTAGTTTTGAAAAAGTGGGTGCCGATGCAGTGTTGTATGCTCACGCTTCACGCGTGTTGCACCAGGAATCTAATCCTCACAATGCCGTACCGTTAGTGCAGAAACACGGCAATCGTGAAATCTGGGTAAACCCACCGCCAATTCCGTTGTTAACGGAAGAAATGGATCAAGTTTTTGCCTTTGAATATCAGCGTGTGCCTCACCCAAGCTATGGTGAAGCTAATATTCCCGCCTATGAAATGATTCGTTTTTCGGTCAACATTATGCGCGGCTGTTTTGGGGGTTGTACTTTCTGCTCCATCACGGAACACGAAGGGAGAATCATTCAGTCTCGCTCTGAAGAATCAGTGATTAAAGAGATCGAAGATATTCGCGATAAGGTGCCTGGCTTCACTGGCACGATTTCAGATTTGGGCGGGCCGACCGCGAATATGTACCACCTGAAATGTAAGAGTGATGATATCCAGGCAAACTGTCGTCGCTTAAGCTGTGTGTACCCAACAATTTGTAAGAACTTGAACACGGATCATACACCGACTACTCAGCTCTACCGTCGAGCACGATCGCTCCCTGGCATCAAGCGTATCGCGATTGCTTCAGGGCTTCGCTATGACCTTGCCGTTCGAGACCCAGAATATGTTCGTGAGCTCGTGACTCATCATGTGGGTGGCTATCTAAAAATTGCTCCAGAGCATACCGAAAAAAACACGCTCTCGAAGATGATGAAGCCAGAGATGGGTTCCTACTATGAGTTCAAACGTTTATTCGACAAGTACTCAAAGGAAGCAGGTAAGAAACAGTATCTTATTCCGTATTTCATTGCCGCTCATCCGGGCTGTGATGACGAAGACATGATTAATCTTGCTCTGTGGCTAAAGAAGAATAAATTCCGAGTGGATCAAGTACAGACTTTCTACCCATCGCCGATGTCATTGGCAACGGCAATGTATCACGCTCGCCGCAATCCCCTGAAGCGTGTTAAGTATAAGTCTGAGCAGGTTCATACAGCGCGCACGCTAGATCAACGTCGCCGTCAAAAGGCAATTCTTCGCTACCATGATGAAAATGGTTGGGACAATCTGCGTGAAGCTTTCACCAGCATGGGGCGAAAAGATCTGATCGGCTCCGGTGAGAATGCCTTGGTTCCCGAGGCATCAAAACGGCCTCAGCGACCTTCCGCTAGGCCGAAACCTAATGGAGTTCGCCGAACCCTAGAAAATAAAAAACAACCGGCGAAGCGATTCGCCAAGAAACGCAGCCCTAGATAG
- a CDS encoding DUF6279 family lipoprotein, whose protein sequence is MYPSRIETANDKDNSVIAHGFGRIRRSAQMGLLMVVVLLTGCTQAFLYDFIPRYVVWEMDEFVTLNGDQEDELMALITEALEVNRNEHMPLYFNFLSDVETQIMLGEVSDADVKEWYTRIINHRAETLAWLAPMGAEFLVKLSDEQHEELLANLQRGLDEDDEQLAEDNISERKERWAEGRIKFVEEMVGDLTESQKASLMNSVTDQQDTTVEWMAWRHRWLDEFSAALRARDEARLIAVMSYPETLYSPEYKAIKVDNRQRSFGHIATFMNGLSEPQRAQLVTQLEEWRQLFAAIAAGG, encoded by the coding sequence ATGTACCCATCTAGGATAGAAACCGCTAACGACAAGGATAACTCTGTAATCGCTCATGGCTTCGGCAGAATTCGTCGCAGCGCCCAAATGGGACTGTTAATGGTCGTTGTGCTATTGACCGGTTGTACCCAAGCTTTTCTCTATGATTTCATCCCTCGCTATGTAGTGTGGGAAATGGATGAATTTGTTACCTTAAATGGGGATCAGGAAGATGAGCTCATGGCGCTTATCACTGAAGCCTTGGAGGTAAACCGCAACGAGCATATGCCGCTTTATTTCAACTTCCTATCGGATGTCGAAACCCAAATTATGTTGGGAGAAGTGAGTGACGCGGATGTTAAGGAGTGGTACACACGGATCATAAACCATCGAGCCGAAACGCTTGCATGGCTAGCGCCGATGGGCGCCGAATTTTTAGTTAAGCTATCAGATGAACAACACGAAGAGCTACTCGCTAATCTTCAACGCGGCTTAGATGAAGATGATGAGCAACTCGCCGAGGATAATATTAGTGAGCGCAAAGAGCGCTGGGCTGAAGGCCGAATTAAGTTTGTCGAGGAAATGGTCGGTGATCTGACTGAAAGTCAGAAAGCTTCGCTGATGAATTCCGTCACCGATCAGCAGGATACTACGGTGGAATGGATGGCGTGGCGTCATCGGTGGCTGGATGAATTTTCAGCGGCTCTTCGCGCTCGAGATGAAGCGCGACTGATCGCGGTGATGTCCTATCCCGAAACGCTGTACTCGCCGGAATACAAAGCTATCAAGGTAGATAACCGACAGCGTAGTTTCGGTCACATAGCGACCTTCATGAATGGTTTAAGCGAACCGCAACGCGCTCAATTGGTGACGCAGCTAGAGGAATGGCGACAACTCTTCGCGGCGATTGCTGCCGGCGGATAG
- a CDS encoding nitroreductase family protein, with protein sequence MTNFPTEPLNFNRLTKATMCERSRDFLGLLKTRRTVRDFSEEPVPMEVIWNAIRAAATAPNGANLQPWHFVVVTDTERKTAIKEAAEAEERAFYNSRAPQDWLDVLAPLGTDEHKPFLTEAPVIIGVFAERSRVDEHGTKQKVYYPTESVGLATGMLISSLHLSGLATLTHTPSPMGFMNEIMERPSNERAFVLLVVGYPKEGANVPTIAKREFEEICTHLG encoded by the coding sequence ATGACCAATTTCCCGACCGAGCCGTTGAACTTTAACCGTCTTACGAAGGCTACAATGTGTGAGCGAAGTAGGGACTTTCTTGGGCTATTAAAGACGCGACGAACCGTGCGAGATTTTAGTGAAGAACCGGTGCCCATGGAGGTGATTTGGAATGCTATTCGGGCCGCGGCCACCGCGCCAAATGGCGCCAATTTGCAACCTTGGCACTTTGTTGTGGTCACAGATACTGAACGCAAGACCGCGATTAAGGAAGCCGCCGAAGCGGAGGAGCGAGCATTTTACAACAGCCGAGCCCCACAGGACTGGCTGGACGTATTAGCCCCATTGGGGACGGATGAGCACAAACCGTTTCTCACCGAGGCTCCAGTGATCATTGGCGTATTTGCCGAAAGGAGTCGGGTTGATGAGCACGGCACCAAGCAAAAGGTTTACTACCCAACGGAGTCAGTGGGTCTGGCAACCGGGATGCTAATAAGTTCGCTGCATCTAAGTGGTTTGGCTACGCTTACTCATACTCCCAGTCCAATGGGGTTTATGAATGAAATTATGGAACGCCCGAGCAATGAACGCGCGTTCGTGTTGTTAGTCGTCGGTTATCCTAAAGAGGGAGCCAACGTTCCCACTATAGCTAAGCGAGAATTTGAAGAGATATGTACCCATCTAGGATAG